TCAGGTCCGATATCCCCGAGGCCTAATACTCTGGTTCCGTCGGATATTACCGCAACCGTGTTCCACTTGCTGGTGTAATCGTAAACCAGATCCTTATTCTTTTCAATTTCCTTGCAGGGTTCGGCTACACCTGGAGAATACCAGACAGCAAAATCCTGCAGGTTGCGCACCGCGCAGCGCG
This sequence is a window from Syntrophomonadaceae bacterium. Protein-coding genes within it:
- a CDS encoding malate dehydrogenase, which produces MIAKEELLAKAKKPAADALKLHPYYRGKMQTVPRCAVRNLQDFAVWYSPGVAEPCKEIEKNKDLVYDYTSKWNTVAVISDGTRVLGLGDIGP